In Sphingomonas sp. M1-B02, the sequence GGACAGGGGTCTGCTGCATCCCGAACTGGTCCGTTCGGCGACCAGGGATGAACTCGCATCGCTCAGCCAGGATCCGGCCGATGCCTATCTGTCCGCCAACCGAACCTGCGAAATGGGGATGCTTCACGCCACCGGCCGGTCGTATGAATCGTTCATCTATTCGCTCGAGCGTCAAACCCGCCCCCCAACCTTCGAGCACTAGGAATGCGTCACGGCACCAGCGAGCGGCTTCCTACGCATGGCGCTCGGCATCCATCGGTGCCCCATCTTGGCGATGCCGCCGATGAGGCCGCCACGCGCGGAGACCGGCTCGCCGACCGGGTTGCTGCTGTCGGTGGTTCCTGGGGTTTCATCATTGCGTTCTCGGTGGTGCTACTTGGCTGGATGTTGCTGAACACGGATGTGCTTCAGCATTGGGGCCTGGCTTTCGACCCCTACCCCTATATCTTCCTAAACCTGATGCTCTCGACCCTTGCCGCCGTCCAGGCGCCGGTGATCATGATGAGCCAGAACCGGCAGTCCAAGCGAGACAGGGTTGCCGCGAGCCTCGACTATGAGGTCAATTTGCGGTGCGAGCTCGAGATGCTGCGGTTGCACGAAAAGGTCGATGTCGCGGTGGCCCGGCGCCTTGACGAAATTCTAATGCTGCTCCGCCGCGATTTCCCAGCGGAGAGCCAGGAGGGATAGGCGTTGCATACATGAACGACCAGGAATCCGGCCCGCACAGCTATTGGCATTTTTCCGGCTCAAGGTTGGCCGTAGCAATGATCTTGGTAATTGCCTTGGCGCTGCCTGGGCGAAGTGATGCCCAAAGTGTGCCGCCTGCAGCCGCGGCCCAGCATCACGCCGAGAACGGCGAAGCTGCGCTCCAATCTGCCGATACCCTTGCCATAGCGCTCACCTATACCAGCGATGCCAATGCGGATGTCTCGGGAGGGATGCGAACCGGGGCCGCGTATCTCCAGCGGGTCGGGGTCACCGGCGACCTGGATATGGCTCGTGCTGTCGGGTGGAATGGAGCCACTGCGCACATCAGCGTGCATTCGATAATCGGGACAGGTCTCTCCGCCAGCCGCGTCGGGAATCTGCTGACCGTCAGCGGCATCGAAGCGTCCCCTGCGCTGCGGTTGTTCAATCTGTGGATCGAGCAGAAATTGGGAAACAGCGCATCGCTGCGCGTCGGTCAATTCACCGCCGGGCAGGAATTTGCAATCAGTTCAACGGCAAACTTCTTCGTCAACTCGACCTTCGGCTGGCCGGGCAGCTTCGCAGTCGATTTGCCGGGAGGAGGCCCAGCATATCCAATCGCGGTTCCCGGGATCCGCTTCGCCACGACGCGCGACAGCGGCAAGACGACGATCCGCGCCGCGTTGTTCGCAGCGAATCCGCTGGGCCGCGATCTGCGCGGGCTCGCCGGCTGGGAGTTCAGGGGGCAGCCACTCGCGATCGCCGAATTGGCGCGAACAGCCGGAGGCGACGACCCTATCTGGAGTGTCGCAATCGGCGGTTGGCATAGCTTCGATCGCTTCGCGAACGTGCGATCCCCGTCTGGGATCCCGCGCAATGGAAACGGCGCGCTCTACGTAATCGGCGACGCACTGTTATGGCAGCACGGCGCACGCAAGGTCCATGGCTTTGCGCGTCTCACCGCGTCGCCCAATGACCTCAATACGATCAACCGCTATTTCGACGCGGGAGTGACGATGGAGGGCCTATTTGCGTCGCGGCCGCACGACGTCGCCGGTCTTGCGGTTGCTGCTGCCGCCCTTTCCAACTCGACCGACAGCCGCCGAGGCGGCGCCTCTCGGGCGGAGATTGCGATCGAAGCTAGTTATCAACTTCGCTTTGGCACCAACCTCTACGTTCAGCCCAACGCTCAACTGATTATCCCGCCCTCTCGGGGAGTGGATGGCCCAGCCTCGTCCCGACAACGCGGTCGGGCTACGGTTGTCGGCATCCGAACGTCGCTGCAGTTATAGTGAGATGGTCCGCTAATA encodes:
- a CDS encoding DUF1003 domain-containing protein yields the protein MRHGTSERLPTHGARHPSVPHLGDAADEAATRGDRLADRVAAVGGSWGFIIAFSVVLLGWMLLNTDVLQHWGLAFDPYPYIFLNLMLSTLAAVQAPVIMMSQNRQSKRDRVAASLDYEVNLRCELEMLRLHEKVDVAVARRLDEILMLLRRDFPAESQEG
- a CDS encoding carbohydrate porin; amino-acid sequence: MNDQESGPHSYWHFSGSRLAVAMILVIALALPGRSDAQSVPPAAAAQHHAENGEAALQSADTLAIALTYTSDANADVSGGMRTGAAYLQRVGVTGDLDMARAVGWNGATAHISVHSIIGTGLSASRVGNLLTVSGIEASPALRLFNLWIEQKLGNSASLRVGQFTAGQEFAISSTANFFVNSTFGWPGSFAVDLPGGGPAYPIAVPGIRFATTRDSGKTTIRAALFAANPLGRDLRGLAGWEFRGQPLAIAELARTAGGDDPIWSVAIGGWHSFDRFANVRSPSGIPRNGNGALYVIGDALLWQHGARKVHGFARLTASPNDLNTINRYFDAGVTMEGLFASRPHDVAGLAVAAAALSNSTDSRRGGASRAEIAIEASYQLRFGTNLYVQPNAQLIIPPSRGVDGPASSRQRGRATVVGIRTSLQL